Proteins from a genomic interval of Plasmodium berghei ANKA genome assembly, chromosome: 6:
- a CDS encoding HAD domain ookinete protein: protein MKKIKSFYPFGKKSNYNIQGKETDIDELNKVQNKNEYDLLSYHNVNNYTNLVKINKMSNHTKTIEFFRKRNDNNENVANNKTSLSSKIDKTRLEKKVDKSSEDNRISINNWNFLNNKSNKNEIYNMNNDIINYKLRNENKYIENKNMKENKLIKSKQYIYKKLIVFDYDDTILPTSWITVKMKLGLFDVIPKHIRQLFNKLSNVVINTLRLCLTQGKLVIVTNASLEWLINSAKNYIPLVWSFIVHNNIRIVSARDTLVNTFVDSKDWKKVIFHQIINELLSPYLYNTSFICFIYSVGDGNDERNACFFISQLNQYSSCIFKSLKFLPEPTCQKLIAEHELFSYFMNGPNNSPKMWSYNVSVPPVFPINFKDRNSIKNL from the coding sequence atgaaaaaaataaaaagtttttACCCTTTTGGCAAAAAGAGCAATTATAATATCCAGGGAAAAGAAACTGATATAGATGAACTAAATAAAgtgcaaaataaaaatgaatatgatTTATTATCTTATCATAATGTGAATAATTACACTAATCtcgtaaaaataaataaaatgagcAACCATACCAAAACGattgaattttttagaaaacgtaacgataataatgaaaatgttgcaaataataaaacgaGTTTGAGCAGCAAAATTGATAAAACCCGTTTGGAAAAGAAAGTAGATAAAAGTAGCGAAGACAACCGTATCAGCATAAATAATTGGAATTTcttgaataataaaagtaataaaaatgaaatatataatatgaataatgatataataaattataaattaagaaacgagaataaatatattgaaaataaaaatatgaaagaaaataaattaataaaaagtaaacaatatatttataaaaaattaattgtTTTTGATTATGATGATACAATATTACCAACAAGTTGGATAACAGTAAAAATGAAACTAGGTTTATTTGATGTAATTCCAAAACATATTCGtcaattatttaataaattaagtAATGTTGttataaatacattaaGATTATGTTTAACACAAGGAAAATTAGTTATTGTAACAAATGCGAGTCTAGAATGGTTAATAAATTCAgctaaaaattatattccaTTAGTTTGGTCATTTATTGTACATAACAATATTAGAATAGTATCTGCCCGAGATACATTAGTTAACACATTTGTCGATTCAAAAGATTGGaaaaaagttatatttCATCAAATAATTAACGAATTGTTATCaccatatttatataatacatcatttatatgttttatttattcagTAGGGGATGGGAATGATGAACGAAATgcttgtttttttatatcccAATTAAATCAATATTCTTcttgtatatttaaatcattaaaatttttaccCGAACCGACATGTCAAAAGTTAATAGCAGAACATGAacttttttcttattttatgaatgGACCAAATAATTCACCTAAAATGTGGAGTTACAATGTGTCTGTACCTCCAGTATTTCCAATTAATTTCAAGGATCGAaattcaataaaaaatttatga